From the Ciona intestinalis chromosome 2, KH, whole genome shotgun sequence genome, one window contains:
- the LOC100185124 gene encoding ornithine decarboxylase-like: MDTMHSVELACLEPHISFKPPVYGVAVGDSRKKLANKFVRSQQKLKESDSSFYLGDLGQIVRNLQMWRKHMPQIRPYYAMKCNPSQPVIQLLASLGVGFDCASGFEIESALKCGVQPDDILFAVPCKMSSHIKYACQTGVRTMTFDNADELHKIKRIHPTGKLLLRLRVEYCGIGIKMDDKFGASMSEAEKLILLCKELKLNLAGICFHPGSGSNSFDPIDRSLQQCRELYDFANLNGIDLKIIDIGGGLVCTESFIKVSFQITTAVNKLFPPETGVKVIAEPGTFLVENAFSFVTNVHGKALVGDTAKYYIGAGVFTAFNLKFFEEFKRIPENLSREAEKGKYYRTSVYGPTCAGDDCVVDNIMLPEAQINDWWIFDNMGAYSSLVSLGFNGYMVLKAGFYISQDIWHEIAEKLDPKCPLFEQYRQHQKLDCE, from the exons ATGGACACCATGCATTCTGTTGAACTGGCATGCTTAGAGCCTCACATAAGCTTTAAACCTCCCGTGTATGGAGTAGCCGTAGGTGACAGTAGGAAGAAACTAGCAAACAAATTCGTACGCTCACAGCAAAAATTGAAG GAGTCAGACTCTTCTTTTTACCTCGGAGACCTTGGACAAATTGTACGAAACTTGCAAATGTGGAGGAAACATATGCCTCAAATCAGACCGTACTACGCCATGAAGTGCAACCCCTCACAGCCAGTGATACAACTGCTAGCGTCGTTGGGTGTGGGCTTCGATTGTGCCAGCGGG tttgaaattgAAAGTGCCTTAAAATGCGGAGTTCAACCAGATGACATTCTTTTTGCCGTTCCATGCAAGATGTCTTCTCATATTAAGTATGCTTGTCAAACCGGTGTTCGTACCATGACTTTTGACAACGCCGACGAGCTGCACAAAATTAAACGAATTCACCCAACTGGAAA GTTACTCCTGCGATTACGGGTAGAATACTGTGGAATAGGAATAAAAATGGATGACAAATTTGGCGCATCAATGTCAGAAGCCGAGAAGCTGATATTGCTGTGCAAAGAGCTGAAATTGAATTTGGCTGGGATTTG TTTTCACCCTGGAAGTGGAAGCAATTCGTTTGACCCGATTGACCGCAGTCTACAACAATGTAGAGAATTATATGATTTCGCCAACTTGAATGGAATTGACCTGAAAATCATCGATATAGGCGGTGGACTCGTTTGTACCGAGAGTTTTATTAAG GTTAGTTTCCAAATTACTACTGCTGTTAACAAGCTGTTTCCGCCGGAAACCGGGGTAAAAGTGATTGCTGAGCCCGGCACGTTTCTCGTGGAAAATGCATTCTCCTTCGTAACAAATGTGCATGGTAAAGCGCTCGTTGGTG ACACCGCGAAGTATTACATAGGAGCTGGAGTTTTTACagcatttaatttaaagtttttcgaGGAATTTAAAAGAATCCCAGAAAACCTGTCCCGCGAGGCA gaaaaaggtaaatattacAGGACAAGTGTATACGGACCGACTTGTGCAGGAGACGATTGTGTCGTGGACAATATTATGCTGCCGGAAGCTCAGATTAATGACTGGTGGATCTTTGACA ACATGGGAGCTTATTCGTCGTTAGTAAGCCTTGGTTTTAATGGTTACATGGTTTTAAAGGCTGGGTTTTACATCTCGCAAGATATAtg GCATGAAATCGCTGAAAAATTAGACCCCAAGTGTCCATTATTTGAGCAGTACCGGCAACATCAGAAACTGGACTGTGAATAA
- the LOC100187504 gene encoding kinesin-like protein KIN-14I, whose protein sequence is MEAPKPAKKLISHDNDAFELEPFEPENVEHSLPGSVVDLQSTPVSAVPMKTETSLSGSDDQLVEIPKLKTYMKGKGKSGPKAMLSRALQQNKVLPISPDVGEMERPSSAPERHRKPPPPILVQSKRPNTASFAPRPFSLPLRQDSSPKLPANIEVQPEEPRELSTSQSMRSRKNELATPAVNETAYIPYEYAQRMIGRIVDDMKDMKTTHLSILARMEDQYQCIEKETQLQFDEFVSSMQGSNRGKVNNYLRIINLLRIELAKTQGQSSDALKSLQLKNKDLLKQKHDYLKARKDSVTAESTKPKPVAAVPQVVEHVAEDKISKDIQQTEKEEKDESDQEEGHVVVVPVLAKAEPRGTKESGDLEDQVEDATQNIDQQKETDAVVDIVSDGGSVEEREEVGDDLSDKEDDAQEEVGDDLSDKEDDAQEEGLLDHDDKVDDVVVDGVIVPVPVKKGILSSGKKDKQQKQAQKSPSKRVKPQDQPVHAAPVPVSSDREKKKLEKQLKDLEKKLAMKTKIAERDQKVATDAKQELQAATKEVTELKKKITLLEKEYQSLHEAAGAGAIALQKLPELKEEIKSLSSQNQTLVDNYNTERVLRKKYYNMVEDMKGRIRVYCRVRPLSKTEKSNNNTNVIQSPDDYTIKVAAKKGEKEFQFDQIFTPDHSQADVFEDTNNLVQSAIDGYNVCIFAYGQTGSGKTYTMIGDSDQTQPGIAPRAFERIFSLIKENSQKFSFSVSCYMMELYNDKLIDLLVTSGGGDSAKLDIKKDKRGMVFIQGAVVNQAENPAELQTIFTKGSANRHIASTKMNAESSRSHLVIGVVIESTNLTSGAITRGKLSLVDLAGSERVGKTGATADQLKEANSINKSLSALGDVISALSSEQSFIPYRNNKLTMMMQDSLGGNAKTLMFVNISPANYNSEESVTSLTYAARVKLITNDASKNAETKEVARLKQVIAKLKAGEDIDDLDY, encoded by the coding sequence ATGGAAGCTCCAAAACCTGCAAAGAAACTTATCAGTCACGATAATGATGCATTTGAGCTAGAACCTTTTGAACCTGAAAATGTTGAGCACAGCTTACCTGGCAGTGTTGTAGATCTACAAAGCACACCTGTATCTGCTGTACCAATGAAAACAGAAACATCCTTATCCGGTTCTGATGACCAGCTGGTAGAAATTCCAAAGCTTAAAACATATATGAAAGGTAAAGGAAAGTCTGGACCCAAAGCAATGCTTAGTCGAGCTTTGCAGCAGAACAAAGTACTTCCCATAAGTCCTGATGTTGGTGAAATGGAAAGGCCATCCAGTGCACCAGAGCGCCACCGAAAACCACCACCCCCTATTTTGGTTCAGTCGAAGCGACCCAACACGGCATCGTTTGCTCCAAGACCCTTTTCCCTGCCTTTGAGGCAAGATTCTTCACCGAAGCTACCAGCAAACATTGAGGTTCAACCAGAAGAACCACGTGAGCTATCGACAAGCCAAAGTATGAGGTCAAGGAAAAATGAACTGGCAACACCAGCCGTAAATGAGACTGCGTATATTCCGTACGAATATGCACAGAGAATGATTGGCAGGATTGTTGATGATATGAAAGACATGAAGACAACTCACCTGTCAATTCTTGCACGGATGGAGGATCAGTATCAGTGCATTGAAAAAGAGACGCAGTTGCAGTTTGATGAATTTGTAAGTTCCATGCAGGGTTCAAACAGAGGAAAAGTGAATAACTATCTTCGTATCATTAACCTCTTGCGCATTGAGTTGGCAAAGACTCAGGGTCAAAGCAGTGATGCACTGAAGAGTTTGCAGCTAAAGAACAAAGATTTGCTTAAGCAGAAACATGATTATTTGAAGGCACGAAAGGATTCGGTTACTGCAGAGTCAACAAAACCAAAGCCAGTGGCTGCTGTGCCACAAGTTGTGGAACATGTTGCTGAAGACAAGATATCTAAGGATATTCAACAAACTGAGAAGGAAGAGAAAGATGAAAGTGATCAGGAAGAGGgacatgttgttgttgttcctGTGCTTGCAAAAGCAGAACCACGAGGAACAAAAGAGTCGGGAGATTTGGAAGATCAAGTTGAAGATGCCACTCAAAATATCGATCAACAGAAAGAAACCGATGCTGTTGTTGATATAGTCAGTGATGGTGGATCTGTGGAGGAGAGGGAGGAAGTAGGAGATGATCTGAGTGATAAGGAAGATGATGCTCAGGAGGAAGTAGGAGATGATCTAAGTGATAAGGAAGATGATGCTCAGGAGGAAGGGCTGCTGGATCATGACGATAAAGTTGATGATGTTGTGGTTGATGGAGTGATTGTTCCAGTACCTGTAAAGAAAGGGATCTTGTCCAGTGGAAAGAAGGACAAGCAGCAGAAACAGGCTCAGAAGTCGCCTTCGAAACGTGTCAAGCCACAGGACCAACCAGTTCATGCTGCACCTGTTCCTGTATCATCTGATAGGGAAAAGAAGAAATTAGAAAAGCAGTTGAAAGACTTGGAGAAGAAATTGGCAATGAAGACAAAGATTGCAGAGCGAGATCAAAAAGTTGCAACGGATGCAAAGCAGGAGCTTCAAGCTGCAACCAAAGAGGTAACTGAGCTAAAGAAAAAGATCACTCTGTTGGAAAAGGAGTATCAAAGCTTACATGAAGCAGCGGGAGCTGGTGCCATTGCGCTGCAGAAGTTGCCAGAGTTGAAAGAGGAAATTAAAAGCTTATCATCTCAAAACCAAACTTTGGTTGATAACTACAACACTGAGAGGGTTTTGAGGAAGAAGTATTACAACATGGTTGAGGATATGAAAGGTCGCATTCGTGTTTATTGCAGAGTGCGACCACTCAGCAAAACAGAGAAatctaataataatacaaatgtCATTCAATCTCCAGATGATTACACAATCAAAGTTGCAGCAAAGAAGGGCGAAAAAGAATTCCAGTTCGACCAGATTTTTACTCCAGACCACAGTCAAGCAGATGTGTTTGAAGACACCAACAATTTAGTGCAATCAGCTATTGATGGTTATAACGTGTGCATCTTTGCCTACGGACAAACTGGTTCTGGTAAAACATACACGATGATTGGAGACTCGGACCAAACACAACCTGGTATTGCACCAAGAGCCTTCGAAAGAATATTTAGTCTCATCAAAGAAAATAGCCAGAAGTTTTCTTTCTCTGTTTCTTGTTACATGATGGAGTTGTACAACGACAAGTTAATAGATCTGCTGGTTACTTCAGGTGGTGGCGACTCTGCAAAGCTTGATATTAAGAAGGATAAGCGGGGCATGGTGTTTATACAAGGAGCTGTTGTCAATCAGGCAGAGAATCCTGCTGAACTACAAACGATTTTCACCAAAGGTTCTGCAAACCGTCACATCGCCTCTACTAAGATGAATGCTGAGAGTTCACGCTCCCATCTCGTTATTGGTGTAGTGATAGAAAGCACCAATCTCACCTCAGGGGCCATCACTCGTGGAAAACTCAGCTTGGTTGATCTTGCTGGCAGTGAGAGGGTTGGAAAAACAGGAGCAACTGCTGATCAGTTGAAGGAAGCCAACTCAATCAATAAATCACTGTCTGCTCTAGGTGATGTTATTTCTGCTCTCTCCAGCGAGCAATCTTTTATCCCTTACAGGAACAATAAGCTTACAATGATGATGCAAGATTCCTTAGGAGGCAATGCAAAGACCCTCATGTTTGTGAACATCTCCCCAGCTAACTACAATTCTGAGGAATCAGTGACTTCACTGACATATGCGGCACGTGTAAAACTCATCACCAATGATGCTTCAAAGAATGCTGAAACAAAAGAAGTGGCTCGACTTAAACAAGTAATTGCTAAATTGAAGGCAGGGGAAGATATTGATGATTTAGATTACTAA